The following are encoded in a window of Urocitellus parryii isolate mUroPar1 chromosome 7, mUroPar1.hap1, whole genome shotgun sequence genomic DNA:
- the Coprs gene encoding coordinator of PRMT5 and differentiation stimulator, with product MDLQSAGSQALGAAGPPRGPQLQSSQEAPPSPEAGFGTVDHLDQERETDAAMDRLASGAQSIPNDIPTHGEGTHSEEEGFAVEEEESDGELNTWELSEGAHCQPKEQAADLFNEDWDLELKADQGNPYDADDIQGSISQEINPWVCCAPQGDMIYDPSWHHPPPLIPHYSKMVFETGQFDDAED from the exons ATGGACCTTCAGTCGGCCGGGTCCCAGGCTCTGGGGGCCGCTGGGCCGCCGCGGGGTCCCCAGCTGCAGAGCTCGCAGGAGGCTCCCCCTAGTCCGGAG gCTGGCTTTGGCACAGTGGACCACCTTGATCAGGAGAGAGAGACTGATGCAGCCATGGATCGACTAG CCAGTGGAGCACAGAGCATCCCTAATGACATTCCTACCCATGGCGAAGGCACACATTCTGAAGAGGAAGGCTTtgctgtggaggaggaggagtctgATGGGGAACTGAATACCTGGGAGCTGTCAGAAGGAGCACACTGTCAGCCCAAGGAGCAGGCGGCTGATCTTTTCAATGAGGACTGGGACTTGGAGTTGAAAGCGGATCAAGGAAATCCTTATG ATGCTGACGACATCCAGGGGAGCATTTCTCAAGAGATCAACCCTTGGGTATGCTGTGCCCCACAAGGAGACATGATCTATGACCCCAGTTGGCACCATCCACCTCCACTGATACCCCACTATTCCAAGATGGTCTTTGAAACGGGACAGTTTGATGATGCCGAAGATTGA